A genome region from Vespa velutina chromosome 18, iVesVel2.1, whole genome shotgun sequence includes the following:
- the LOC124955383 gene encoding calcitonin receptor isoform X1: MGILFAKPFCPTTFDGWSCWPDTPAGSTAYIPCPDFITGFDASLKAHKYCETNGTWFRHPVSHTIWSNYTTCINIEDLIWQQGINGIYEVGYAISLVALLLSLAILTYFRSLRCARITLHMNLFVSFVLNNALWLIWYRFVVANTNLLLNNSIICQFLHILLHYFLLTNYAWMLCEGFYLHTLLVLAFTSEHRLVNWLMALGWSMPGIIVTIYAILRATSYDPVDTEQCWINEGNYMSVLVYPVCVSTLLNVLFLFNIVRVLLMKLRAGPAIGTRPSRSMLQAFRATMLLVPLLGLHYLVIPFRPPKKHPWEHAYEVISAITASFQGLCVAVFFCFCNGEVIAQFKRKWEGTMLLRKRANSCTATTVSVRWRERRRCDYQSAMSVEPDKYEEDDRQRQSVMQLVAHRENNIANNNSHANVLLKRTENINEPDQTQC; the protein is encoded by the exons TGAAGGCACATAAATATTGTGAAACAAATGGCACCTGGTTTCGGCATCCAGTCTCCCACACAATCTGGAGCAATTACACGACTTGTATCAATATCGAAGATCTAATT TGGCAACAAGGTATCAATGGCATCTACGAAGTAGGCTATGCCATATCATTAGTGGCTCTACTTTTATCGCTAGCGATTCTCACATATTTTCG ATCGTTGAGATGCGCTAGAATAACTCTGCACATGAATctattcgtttcgttcgtcCTTAACAACGCACTATGGTTGATCTGGTACAGATTCGTTGTAGCTAATACAAATCTTTTGTTAAACAATAGC ATAATATGCCAGTTTTTACACATTCTCCTTCATTATTTCCTCTTGACGAATTACGCATGGATGCTTTGCGAAGGCTTTTATCTTCACACATTACTCGTTCTGGCGTTTACAAGTGAGCACAGATTGGTGAACTGGCTTATGGCACTTGGTTGGTCGATGCCAGGGATCATCGTTACCATTTATGCCATTTTAAGAGCCACAAGCTACGATCCCGTAGACACCGAACA ATGTTGGATCAACGAAGGCAATTACATGAGTGTGTTGGTCTATCCGGTATGCGTCTCGACGTTGTTGAacgttctatttctcttcaaCATCGTACGCGTTCTTCTAATGAAATTGCGTGCTGGTCCAGCGATAGGAACGAGACCGTCGAGATCAATGCTTCAAGCTTTcag AGCAACGATGTTATTGGTACCACTTCTTGGCCTTCACTATCTAGTTATTCCGTTCAGGCCACCGAAGAAGCACCCTTGGGAACACGCTTACGAAGTTATTTCAGCGATTACAGCCTCTTTCCAA GGCCTCTGCGTTGCCGTATTTTTCTGCTTCTGTAACGGAGAG gtGATAGCGCAGTTCAAACGGAAATGGGAAGGTACGATGCTGCTAAGGAAACGAGCGAATTCCTGCACGGCCACTACTGTCTCG GTCCGATGGCGGGAGAGGAGAAGGTGTGACTATCAATCCGCGATGTCGGTTGAACCGGATAAATATGAAGAAGATGATCGTCAACGACAAAGCGTTATGCAATTGGTCGCTCatcgtgaaaataatatagCCAACAACAACAGCCACgctaatgttttattaaaacgtaCGGAAAATATCAACGAGCCCGACCAGACACAatgttga
- the LOC124955384 gene encoding transmembrane protein 19 isoform X2: MLFWSINVLYSTFSSESEGYNEESLQMISPWRWLAAIIIPITFVFWGLKKKSLDISGAIFGLFVGFILTLTSFSHLICLIIFFITGSKATKFRCNLKKVQEKGYKEGGQRTWIQVLCNGGMPTQLALLYLLDVGCGEHPIDFDKNYRSSWLSIGILAAFACCNGDTWASEFGTVLGSGDPFLITTRKRVPRGTNGGVSWIGLLFSALGGISIGLGFFFTTLYAVDTATLELAAPQWPIIIIGGIAGLFGSLLDSILGATLQYSGIDKEGLIVQHPGKGVKHISGRQILDNHSVNLLSSIIIALTFPKVANVIWP; encoded by the exons ATGTTGTTTTGGTCGATAAACGTCCTTTATTCAACCTTCTCGTCGGAATCTGAAGGTTATAACGAGG aatcaTTACAAATGATATCACCATGGAGATGGTTGGCAGCTATAATAATTCCAATAACATTTGTTTTTTGGGgcctaaagaagaaaagcttaGATATATCTGGAGCTATATTTg GACTGTTCGTGGGTTTCATATTGACGCTCACTAGTTTTAGTCatttaatatgtttaataatatttttcattactgGATCAAAAGCAACCAAATTTCGTTGTAACTTGAAAAAGGTACAAGAGAAAGGATATAAGGAAGGTGGACAGAGAACATGGATTCAAGTATTGTGCAATGGTGGAATGCCTACTCAATTAGCTTTGTTATACCTTTTGGATGTTGGATGTGGAGAACATCCTATTGATTTTGATAAGAATTACAGAAGTTCATGGTTATCGATAGGAATATTAg CGGCTTTTGCTTGTTGCAATGGTGATACATGGGCTTCTGAATTTGGTACAGTATTGGGTAGTGGTGATCCATTTCTTATCACAACAAGAAAACGAGTACCACGTg GAACGAACGGCGGGGTATCATGGATAGGTCTATTGTTTTCTGCTCTTGGCGGAATAAGTATAGGTTTGGGCTTTTTCTTCACTACATTGTACGCTGTAGATACAGCAACACTAGAGTTAGCAGCACCGCAATGgcctattattatcataggtGGAATAGCAGGACTGTTTGGTAGTCTTTTAGATTCTATATTAGGGGCAACATTACAATATTcag GTATAGATAAAGAGGGATTGATAGTTCAACATCCAGGGAAAGGAGTGAAACATATCAGTGGTAGACAGATATTAGATAATCATAGTGTTAATCTCTTatcatcgattattatcgCTCTTACTTTTCCTAAAGTGGCAAATGTAATTTGGCCATGA
- the LOC124955384 gene encoding transmembrane protein 19 isoform X1 produces MYIYLSWTRCMYHQFRMVSRKKNDSQSNILLPILVSACAIPISMLFWSINVLYSTFSSESEGYNEESLQMISPWRWLAAIIIPITFVFWGLKKKSLDISGAIFGLFVGFILTLTSFSHLICLIIFFITGSKATKFRCNLKKVQEKGYKEGGQRTWIQVLCNGGMPTQLALLYLLDVGCGEHPIDFDKNYRSSWLSIGILAAFACCNGDTWASEFGTVLGSGDPFLITTRKRVPRGTNGGVSWIGLLFSALGGISIGLGFFFTTLYAVDTATLELAAPQWPIIIIGGIAGLFGSLLDSILGATLQYSGIDKEGLIVQHPGKGVKHISGRQILDNHSVNLLSSIIIALTFPKVANVIWP; encoded by the exons atgtatatatatttatcttggaCTCGATGTATGTATCATCAGTTCAGAATGGTTTCGCGTAAAAAGAACGACAGTCAATCCAATATTTTATTGCCGATTTTAGTAAGTGCCTGTGCTATTCCTATATCAATGTTGTTTTGGTCGATAAACGTCCTTTATTCAACCTTCTCGTCGGAATCTGAAGGTTATAACGAGG aatcaTTACAAATGATATCACCATGGAGATGGTTGGCAGCTATAATAATTCCAATAACATTTGTTTTTTGGGgcctaaagaagaaaagcttaGATATATCTGGAGCTATATTTg GACTGTTCGTGGGTTTCATATTGACGCTCACTAGTTTTAGTCatttaatatgtttaataatatttttcattactgGATCAAAAGCAACCAAATTTCGTTGTAACTTGAAAAAGGTACAAGAGAAAGGATATAAGGAAGGTGGACAGAGAACATGGATTCAAGTATTGTGCAATGGTGGAATGCCTACTCAATTAGCTTTGTTATACCTTTTGGATGTTGGATGTGGAGAACATCCTATTGATTTTGATAAGAATTACAGAAGTTCATGGTTATCGATAGGAATATTAg CGGCTTTTGCTTGTTGCAATGGTGATACATGGGCTTCTGAATTTGGTACAGTATTGGGTAGTGGTGATCCATTTCTTATCACAACAAGAAAACGAGTACCACGTg GAACGAACGGCGGGGTATCATGGATAGGTCTATTGTTTTCTGCTCTTGGCGGAATAAGTATAGGTTTGGGCTTTTTCTTCACTACATTGTACGCTGTAGATACAGCAACACTAGAGTTAGCAGCACCGCAATGgcctattattatcataggtGGAATAGCAGGACTGTTTGGTAGTCTTTTAGATTCTATATTAGGGGCAACATTACAATATTcag GTATAGATAAAGAGGGATTGATAGTTCAACATCCAGGGAAAGGAGTGAAACATATCAGTGGTAGACAGATATTAGATAATCATAGTGTTAATCTCTTatcatcgattattatcgCTCTTACTTTTCCTAAAGTGGCAAATGTAATTTGGCCATGA
- the LOC124955380 gene encoding KH domain-containing protein akap-1 gives MSSTHIQIVKWSFPAFALLIGLLWYKRRRVDRADPGGISTLNVKETNNDVNTKLYSIPSNEDLNLSDSGIHANDSFSSLFVKSIDEPIDNTEDINAKVDISIRRSVTSPISVPSAKSLEDNQDWYKDVETISNMEIQLGSNPNISNFDVIARSMGATAYSNDTSNDKKIEKIFKDIPEEKESSNVHEITSSSIDKQEEINHPSIFAESKEQLQNYPAEEENKIQTQALSERDSANYSPVSGVLEGSVTDEARSEGSTDSGKGGSIKGQIKDVSLYSVYEFCICQNLVGRLIGRHGSFLQNICAKAGVHIMVKRHHTLRDQKICVIQGSIESITIALDIIRQRFPEKKYPSVTLEQILPVVIPEEIPVLPELTQLSLVEGVNNDVLVCHISKPNRLFLHIPTHPTYPSLRLLDANMTQLYNSTESPMVTDELTKGMILVANWYDRWVRVYVEDPDPRGEMTLVRLVDHGGYWTFRNANMRKIRSDFLSLPFQAIEVFLANLQPKNGDWEQEAYNIVGRMCSGIIGQAQIVAYINANVYINFFLNIPKHGVISLADELIARGYAESVSLECLVSDEDTVVAS, from the exons ATGTCATCCACGCATATTCAAATTGTAAAGTGGAGCTTTCCTGCTTTTGCTTTGCTCATTGGCCTTCTCTGGTACAAACGAAGACGCGTAGACCGAGCTGATCCTGGTGGAATTAGCACGTTAAACGTGAAAGAGACTAACAATGATGTAAATACTAAGTTATATAGTATTCCTTCAAATGAAGACTTAAATCTCTCTGATTCTGGTATACATGCCAATGATTCTTTCTCAAGTTTATTCGTTAAAAGCATAGATGAACCCATTGATAATACTGAAGATATTAACGCAAAAGTAGATATTTCAATTAGAAGATCAGTCACGTCACCTATTTCTGTGCCATCAGCAAAATCTTTAGAGGATAATCAGGATTGGTATAAGGACGTTGaaacaatttcaaatatgGAGATACAATTGGGAAGTAATCCTAACATTAGTAATTTCGATGTGATAGCGAGAAGTATGGGTGCAACTGCATATTCCAATGATACCTCTAACgacaaaaagatagaaaaaatattcaaagatattcctgaagaaaaagaatcaagtAATGTCCATGAAATAACATCATCTTCTATAGATAAACAAGAGGAGATAAATCATCCGTCTATTTTCGCCGAATCAAAGGAACAACTTCAAAATTATCCGgcagaggaagaaaataaaattcaaacgcAAGCATTATCCGAAAGAGATTCTGCAAATTATAGTCCGGTTTCTGGAGTTTTAGAGGGAAGTGTTACGGATGAAGCTAGAAGTGAAGGAAGTACGGATAGTGGAAAAG GTGGAAGCATCAAAGGACAAATAAAAGATGTTTCGTTATATTCTGTCTATGAATTTTGTATATGTCAGAATTTAGTTGGTAGGCTTATTGGCCGTCATGGTAGTTTCTTGCAAAACATATGTGCAAAAGCTGGCGTTCATATAATGGTAAAACGTCATCATACATTAAGAGATCAAAAAATTTGTGTTATCCAAGGTTCAATAGAAAGCATTACGATTGCTTTGGATATTATAAGGCAAAGATTTCCAGAGAAAAAATATCCCTCTGTAACACTCGAACAAATTTTGCCCGTGGTAATACCAGAAGAAATACCTGTACTTCCTGAATTAACGCAATTGTCTTTAGTCGAAGGGGTTAATAACGATGTTTTGGTGTGTCATATATCAAAACCAAACAGATTATTTCTACATATTCCTACACACCCGACATACCCTTCGTTACGACTTTTAGATGCAAATATGACCCAACTATACAATTCTACGGAATCGCCTATGGTTACAGACGAACTTACAA AAGGAATGATCCTTGTTGCTAATTGGTATGACAGATGGGTTAGAGTATATGTTGAAGATCCAGATCCACGTGGAGAAATGACTTTAGTACGACTCGTTGACCATGGTGGTTATTGGACTTTCCGCAATGCTAACATGAGAAAAATAAGGTCAGATTTTCTTAGTCTACCTTTTCAAGCGATTGAAGTATTTCTCGCTAATTTACAACCAAAAAATG GTGATTGGGAACAGGAGGCATACAATATTGTTGGGCGGATGTGTTCAGGAATCATTGGACAGGCCCAAATTGTAGCCTATATTAATGCAAATGtgtacattaattttttccttaatattCCAAAACACGGG gtGATATCTCTTGCTGATGAATTAATAGCACGTGGATACGCAGAATCTGTATCTTTAGAGTGCCTAGTATCGGACGAAGATACAGTTGTTGCTTCGTAG